From the genome of Bos indicus isolate NIAB-ARS_2022 breed Sahiwal x Tharparkar chromosome 2, NIAB-ARS_B.indTharparkar_mat_pri_1.0, whole genome shotgun sequence:
acccccaccctgccccttgCCTTGGTATGACTCACTCACTGGTCAGCTTTTAGTTTAGATGCCACTTCCTGCACGAAGCCCTCCTTGATCTCCTCCCCTGAGTGGCCTGGgcgccctcctccagccccagtgtCATTCTGTGTGCCTTACCGCTGCACGTATCAGAAGTCACGACAACCAACGGTCGTCTTTCTTGCCTCCCCTACCAGGCTacaagctccttgaggacagggtCTGCTTTCTCTAGGTCCCCTCTGTTTAGAAGAGACCCTGCCAGGAGGAGAGGCCATCTGCTGTAGGGCTGGTTTGGCTTCTAAGCCCAACTGCATCTGTCTATGGGCCTCGAGTACATTCCTCAACTTCTCTTTGCCATGGTTCTCTAAACTGTGAAATgggtaaaaaaacaacaacaacaacaacaaaaaaaaaaacggcGCTTCTCTGTACTGGCATTTGGAGGCTGTCATTTCCCTGGCACAGAGCAAATGGCCAATACACGTCAGCCACCAgcgttgtgtgtgcatgctgaggcgcttccgtcgtgtccgactctttgcatctctatggactgtagcccaccgggatcctctgtctgtgagattctctaggcaagaatactggagtgggttgccatgccctcctccagggaatcttcaggacccagggattgaaactgtgtctcatatgtctcccacattggcaggcaggttctgtaccatgagtgccacctgggaaactcaccAGTTTACTAGGTTTGTAGAAACCTAGTAAAGCAttagtgaataaatgaacattCAGCAATTTTAATCCAAGAGGCTTGAGACCCTCTTTGTCAGCATCTCTTAGACCTCCCTCTCTCCTCACAGCAGCTCCTACTTCCTGCTGAGGACCAGGACTGCCCTGCGGGAGAGGCATAGAGCTCCCCCACCTACTTTTCTGTCCCTAGGGGCagtggaagcctggcatgcagtgggtgctcagtaaataataTCTCATTTTCATCTGTTCAAGCATGCTACTCCCTTCCCTTTCTGAGTACTTCCACCCCATCCTGAGAAGCCAGTTCCCCTTATTTCCCACCCCACCTGGGTCCTTAAATTGCCATCCTGAGTCCCGTGCCCTCCCGGTGATTCCTGGTGACCTACAGCCTCGCACGTGGGCGaagatggctgcagtcactttctGCCCCTGCCCGTTGTGCTGGGAGGTTCTGACTCCTGCTCTGGATGAGAAACCAACCAGGTGACCCTAGGGAGGGTAGTTCCCAGTGCTGTTCCACCATTTTCCATCCCACCACCTTGCTCAGTGTCTACACAGCATTCATTACACTGCTCGAATAGTCTTTATTCGGTTGTTTAACTTTTCTCCCCCACCCTCAAGCTTACAAACTCCAAGAAAGCTGCAGTGTCTTTTCCAGCGCCTTGCAGAGCTGGCAGTTGGGAGATGCTGTGTTAGAGTGTGCTGTGTGACTGAGTCAGCCTCATTCTACGTGGCGGCGCCTTATCCTGCTGCCGCTGAAAGGCTAGCAAAGatgcagaggaaggaaggaggatacTTGGTGCTGTTTCAGATGTCCTTTAGGATCCAACTCTCCTTCCCTGGCTCAGGCACAAAAGCCTTCTGCTCAGCTGGGGAAGCGGGAGTGGACGCTGGGAATCGTGCATGGACCCCTGACCCTCTCCGCCACGGCCAGGCTCCTGCAGTCAATCCGCCTGTGCGCAGACGCAGGAGGAGAGGGCCTTGAGGGAGCCGATGACCGTTCCCCACGCGGAGGACCTCGAGGACACGGCCTTCACGGGGCTCCCCTTGGCTTCAGGAGCCTCCGCAAGGCCTTCGGGGCTGGCTGGGGGGGAAGCTGGGGCCGTAGTCCCTCTGCAAGGCCCCCCGGCCTGGGCAAGGCCCCCCCTACTTAGCGGAGCCTCCAGAGTCAGGTTGGAGGACTGCTTTTCTCCGCATAACAAGATGTAGGTCTTCATCGGAGGGACGGCAGGTCCCGGGTTGGGACCAGGGGTGCGGGGTGGCCCTGGGGGTGCTGCCAGGGAGATCTGCTTCCCTCGCGCACAGTCGATGACGAAGGTCAGGTGGGCTCCGGGGACGGCCTTCTGCCGGCGCGCCGGCCTTCCACTTGGAAGGGAGCAGAGGGCTGGAGGTTCGTGCTGGCGCAGCGTGGGGCCGGCTCCAGTGGTTCGCGTGTTCGTCCACTCAGCGGGGAGTTTTtctgttaataaaataaaaataaataatttttattttatattggggtatagttgatttgcacttccctggtggctcggggtaaagaattcgcttaccatgcaggagaagggggttggatccctgggtcgggaagatcccctggagaaggaaatggctacccactccagtattctcgcctggagaatcccatggacagaggagcctgggggactgcagtccgtggggttgtaaaaGTCTTAGCAACCAAAGAACAGCGGTAGGTGATTTACCATGCTGAGTTAGTTCTAGGTGAACAGCACAGTGATCCAGTTATTTATATATCAAacatacatccattcttttttagattcttttcccatatctgtaattacagaattttgtaaacaatatgtatttacttatttatttggctgcacagggtcttagctgcagaatgccggattctttacctttgtgtcacgtgggatcttttagttgagACATATGGGatgtagttccccaaccagagatcaaacccaagccccctgcatggAGAGCACGaggtcttagccagtggaccaggGAAATCCTGTTATCACAGAATACTAAATAGACTTCCCTCAACAGGGGTTTAACTGTATGTCGtacgtgctaaattgcttcagtcgtgtctgactctttgagaccctatggactgttacccaccaggcttctctgtccatgggcattctccaggcaagaatactggagtgggtagtctttcccttctccaggggatcctcccaacccagggatccaacccacatctcttacatctcctatactggaaggtgggctctttaccactggtgctacctgggaagttcTAACTGTAGGTTAGTTGACACACAAAAATGGGAAGCCGGTGGGGCTTAACAGCATGCATTTCAGCACTGGGGAGGCCTGAGTATGAAtctgtctcctccccaccccccctcaGCCCTCTGCCTTCCGGGAGCGCAGAGCCCACCACATCAGAGCCTCTCAACCCCACCACGCCTCCAAGCTGCTTGGGCATCTTGTTATCATGCAGATTCTCAGGTGGctccatggaaaagaatctgcctgcaatgcgggacacctgggttcgatccttgggtcgggaagatcccctggagaagggaatggctacccattctagtattcctgcctggagaattccatggacagaggggcctggcaggctacagtatatggctctcaaagagtcagacgtgacggagcgactaacactttcacttcatttctggTACAGCAGGTCTGGGCCGGGGCCTGACGGTCTGCATTTCTGAGAGGCGCCCAGGGAATGCCGATGCTGCTGGCCCACGGACCACACTGTGCTGAGTAGCAGGAGGAAAGCCCGACCTCCTTTTAcaggtgagggaactgaggctcagctGGTGCAGACGTCAGTGGCCCCAGGAAGCACCGCTGCGCCCCATCCCCCACCATACTCTTATCCACCTGTCCCCTCGGGCCCGGGGATCCTCGCTCTGTCTTTCCCCACCAAACAGGGGGCAGCCGTGAGCCAACCCAGGGGCTTATCAATGAGCCAACCCGGGGATTTATCAATGAAGCAAGTGCCAGAGCAGGTCTCTCTGAATCCAAAGCCTTTGCTCTTTGAAAAAAACGTTTCAAGTTGCCCAAATGATAAACAAAACCATCCTCTTGACTACGTGCTCGTCGCCACGACCCAGCTCAGAAGGAAGCTTCTCTTCTGCTAAGTTAgttaatgcaggaaatgtggctGATCCTTGAACAATGCCAGTTTGAACTGTgggtccacttacatgtggatttgttttcaataaataccCATTCCTACACAATCCGTAGTAGGTTGAGTCTGTGGATGTGGACTCTCAAATACAAAGGGATGATTGTAGTTATAGCCTGATTGTCCACTGCTCGGAGGATCAGCGCCCCAGCCCCCaagctgttcaagggtcaactgtaaatgAAGCTCACCCGTGGCTTGAGAATCTTGGCAGCCCTGGAGGGAGGCTGTCTGTCCTTTCCTGCCACCCCCACTCCACGGCCTCCCCAGTCCCTCTCAGCTGCAGGGCTGAGGCCCCCTCTGCACCTCTTACCTGAGCTGGTCTCCAGGTTCGCCTCAAGGCCCCCAGGGCGGGCACTCGGGTCTCTGGTGTCTTCTGAGGGGGCCGTGACTGCTGCCATGGCACCTGGCTCAGCACTGGCAGAGGAAGCTGTTTTCAGCAGCCTTGTCCAGAATGCGGGTCCGCACCCAAGGACCAGACCTTTTATATTTACCAGATCCGGATCTGCTGAGTGAATTCCACCAGGAGCCACAGGAACTGGCCTGGAGCAGTTGGGGGATTGCTTTGATCAACGGGTTTATGTCAACAGGATtgcagtccagtggctgggagGCAGGCCTTCTACCAAACACACAGTTTCTTCCAAGCTCAGCAGCTTCCTCCCCTGGGACGAGGCTGGGAACCATCTCTTCCAGGTCTCAGTTTCCCGAACCTTAGTCATTGCCTGGCTGCATTCCCAGTTGTtagctgttttatttatttatttttggtcccACCTAAGAGAAGGgtctggcagaggatgagatggttagagagcatcactgactcaatggacataaatttcagcaaactccaggagacggtggtGGACGGAGTTCTGGATggtggaaagtccaagatcaagatgcttATCGATTCTGGTGCTTTGTGAGCACCTGCCTACTAGTTCATAAATAGCTATCTTTTTGCTGTTGCTTCACCTCACAGAAAGTGCAAGAAAGGTCTCTGGGATCTctttttataaaggcactaacCCCATCATAAGGgttctaccctcatgacctaattaccccTCCCCGAAGACCccacctcttcagttcagttcagtcactcagtcgtgtccgactctttgcgaccccaaggactgcagcacaccaggcttccctgtccatcacaaactcccagagcttgctcaaactcatgtgcatcgagtccgtcagcccatccaaccatctcatcctctgttgtccccttctcctcccaccttcaatctttcccaacatcagggtcttttccaatgagtcagttttttgcatcaggtggccaaactattggaacttcagcttcagcatcagtccttctaatgaatattcaggactgatttcctttagggtagactggttggatcttcttgctgtccaagggactttcaagagtcttctgcaacaccacagttcaaaagcagcaattcttcggcactcagctttctttataagtccaactctcacatccatacatgaatactggaaaaa
Proteins encoded in this window:
- the SRARP gene encoding steroid receptor-associated and regulated protein, with product MAAVTAPSEDTRDPSARPGGLEANLETSSEKLPAEWTNTRTTGAGPTLRQHEPPALCSLPSGRPARRQKAVPGAHLTFVIDCARGKQISLAAPPGPPRTPGPNPGPAVPPMKTYILLCGEKQSSNLTLEAPLSRGGLAQAGGPCRGTTAPASPPASPEGLAEAPEAKGSPVKAVSSRSSAWGTVIGSLKALSSCVCAQAD